Genomic window (Gemmatimonadales bacterium):
CGTTTTCGAGGCCAACAGTCGGGCACGGGCCGTCTATGCGCATCTGGGTTATCGAGTCGAGACCCTGCGCTACGTTAAAGTCTTGGATGAAACGGTGAACGGTCCAAGTGATAGGTAACACTTTGTGCTCAGCTGATGGGTAACACTTTCTCCTTGTGGTTGCCGCCTTCCCGGCGTGCGGGGTGGCCGACCTGTTCGTGGAAGCGGCCGAGCCAGACGTGGCCAGGGCGCCGGGAGGATATCCGGTTCTGATCAGGCGCCGCACAGCGCAGAAGAGGGACTCGAAGGGTGACTAGGGCGACCCTCCTAGGCCTCGCGGTCCCTCCCGACAACACCCAGCATCACGGTCGCCAGCAGCGTCGTCGCGGCGCTCGCCACCAGCGCCGGGTGCGCGCCGCGCGACTGATACAGCCAGCCGAACAACACCGCGCCCGGCAATGCCACCGCGCTCAGGCTCCCGTGATACCAGCCGAAGCCGCGGCCGTGGCGGCCGGCGGGAGCGAGCCCCGCGATCAGCTTCCGCTCCGGGCTCTCGGTGAGGCCCGACACCACGCCGAACGAGAGGAAGACAGCCCACGCCTGGGGCGTGGTATGCGCGGCGCCGAACGCCCAGGCGAGCGCGGCGTAGCACATCCAGCCGAGCGCCAGGGTGCGGCGGGGCCCCCACCGGTCGGCCAGTACGCCGCCGGGGTAGGACGACGCCGACCGAACGACGTGCAACGCGGCCCAAAGGATCGGGATCATCTTGATGGGGACGCCAAGGTCCTGCGCCCGGAGGATGAGCAGCGTCTCGGGCGCGCGAAGGAAGGCGGCGAGGGCGAGAACGAGGAGTAACAGGGGGAGCGGGGAGCGGGGAGCGGTTCCTTCGGCGCGCGCCGATGCCATCGCGACGCCACCCAAGGTACCGCTCCCCGCTCCCCGCTCCCCCCCGGCCTCTCTCACCGCCACCCACGCCAGCGCCACCGCCACCGCACCCGGCACCACCGCGATCCAGAACACGCTCCTGACCGTGAATCCCGCGGCGATCAGCGCGGCCGCGAGAAGAGGGCCCACGATGGCCCCCACGTGGTCCGCCGCGCGATGCACGCCGAACGCCCGGCCGCGGATCTCCGGCGCCGCCACGCCGGCGATCATCGTGTCGCGCGGCGCGGTACGCACGCCCTTGCCGAGCCGGTCAACCGCGCGCAGCCCGATGACGTGCCACGCCGCTCCGGCAGCGGCCATGAACGGGCGGACCGCTGCGGCGATCGCGTAGCCCGCCACGACCAGCGGTCCGCGCAGACGCGGCCGGTCCGCGAGATAGCCGGAGAGGAGCTTGAACGCGGCGGAAACGGCGTCCGCGAGACCATCGAGCACACCGAGCGCGAGCGCACCCCCGCCCAACGTCCCCACGAACGCCGGCAGGAGCGGGTAGATCATCTCGGAGGAGAGATCGTTGGCGAGCGACGTCGCGCCGAAGAAGTAGACGGCGCGCGGCAGGCGGGGT
Coding sequences:
- a CDS encoding MFS transporter; the protein is MGDEVMEQREPRLPRAVYFFGATSLANDLSSEMIYPLLPAFVGTLGGGALALGVLDGLADAVSAAFKLLSGYLADRPRLRGPLVVAGYAIAAAVRPFMAAAGAAWHVIGLRAVDRLGKGVRTAPRDTMIAGVAAPEIRGRAFGVHRAADHVGAIVGPLLAAALIAAGFTVRSVFWIAVVPGAVAVALAWVAVREAGGERGAGSGTLGGVAMASARAEGTAPRSPLPLLLLVLALAAFLRAPETLLILRAQDLGVPIKMIPILWAALHVVRSASSYPGGVLADRWGPRRTLALGWMCYAALAWAFGAAHTTPQAWAVFLSFGVVSGLTESPERKLIAGLAPAGRHGRGFGWYHGSLSAVALPGAVLFGWLYQSRGAHPALVASAATTLLATVMLGVVGRDREA